A window of Aquibium oceanicum genomic DNA:
GAAGTCCTTTCCGAAATCGGCAAGAAACGCGGCTGTCGACAGCGAACTCCTGGCGGAAAACGTCCTTGCCGACATCCTTGCTCGTGGCAATACATCCGGCGCCTTCGCCGTTTCGGATCCGGCGCTCACCGCGGCCCTCATCAAGCCGTTGTTGCAGGACTGGTACGTCAAGCGCGCGAAATACCGGAAGCGTGGCACGTCGATCGACCACTATGTCGAAACCATCACGCGGATGGTGGAGCTCGCCACGCGTGCCGCTTGAACAGGGACGCATGGTCGTTTCCATGGACCGAATGTCGCTCGAAGAAATCTTGCCGATGAACGTCAGTCGGCCGCTACCGGTCTCCATGAGCTGCCGGTTGCAAGCGTCGCGGCGATTGCGCGCAGCCGTCCTTCGACCGCATCCCGCAGGCGTATCGATGCGCCTTGATTGGATACGGCGATTGTCCAAACGACCATTTCGCTGCCAATTTTTCGGCCGGTGATGCGACCGGCTTCACGCATTTCGCGGCTTATCGATTCCGGCAGCAGCGCGTAGCCGACACCCTTTTCCACCAGTTCCATTGCAACCGCGGCATCCCCGACCTCCGCCAGAATCGTCAAGTCGATGCTGGCCGCCTGCGCGGCGGCATTGATGCGACGTCGCAACGGATTCTGTACCGGCGGCACGATCAGCGGCAGGCCTTCCACCTCGCTCCATCTCGCGTTCTTCGCCACCAAGGGCTGATCGGACCGTCCGAGCAGCATCAGCGGCTCGGTCGCAAGCGGCTTCACGCTGACCAGGGGAACCTGCGTCTGCGGACTTATCAGGATGCCGATGTCGATCTGGCCGAAGCCGAGCGCCTGCTCGATTTCGTGCGAAACGCCAAGCTGCAGCTGGATCGTGCTTTTCGGAAATCGTTCAATGAACCAGATGACCAGGGGCACCGCTACCGTCCTGGCCATCGAATGGGGAATGCCCACCTTGATCTCGCCGGTGGGTTCGAAGTCGGCGGACCGTATCTCGTCTATGGCATTCTCGATTCCCGAAACCAAGGCAGGCAAACGCTCCGCGAGATGCTGTCCTGCTTCCGAAAGCCGGACTCCGCGTCGCGTCCGTTCCAGCAGCTTCACGCCGGTCTCCGTTTCCAGACCGCGAATGATGCGGGTCAATGTCGGCTGGCTTACGCCGAGGGACTCGGCCGCCCGCGTCAGGTTTCCCATCTCGGCGACCCTCAGAAAACTGCGGATGACTCTGGTGTCCATGCCGGCCGGATGCGCCCCACGATGCTGCCATGCAGAATGCGTATCGATGTGATTTCAGATCATGCATATCACGCCCGCGCGGCCGGGTGTACCGTTCGCAACCCATCAAGGAGGAAGACATGGCACCCAGGCTCAAGATGCTCGAACGGTCCGAAATGACGCGGACGCAGACTTTGCTCGTCGACACATGCACCTTCAACGGGGCGCCCGATGCGTTGATCGCCAGCATATTCACGCGCAGCGAAGTCGGCCGCGTCTGGCTGCGCGCATGGAACGAAGTCCTCAACGGCGGCATCGTGCCCGTCGAGATCAAGGAGATGTGCCGCGTCCTGCTGTCGACAAGACACGAGTGCGGCTATTGCTCGACGGTGCGCTCCCGCGTCGCCGCCGCCGAAGGTCTGAGCGAAGAAAAGCTGATGGCGACGATCGAATTCGAAGACAGCCCATTGCTGTCGGAGCGGGAGAGGGCGGCGCTCAGGTTCGCCCTCCTGTTCCATGAGGGCGACGACGCACTGGATTCAGACGATGTGTTTGATGCGATCAAGCAACATTTCAGCGAGGAAGAGATTATCGAACTCGCGCTGCTGTGCGCTGAAACGGCCGGCGTCGGCAAGTTTGCGCGTGCACTTCAGGTAAGGACCTGGGATGAAGCCTGTGAGATTCAGCCAAAGCTTCGAGGCCAGTCCACCGTCGCGGTCGCAGCCGAATAACCGAGATGCACTGGAAGCCGGCCCGATAGTGATGTCGGCCGGCTTTCTTTTTGACTTGAGACTTGGCGATCAATCGGTCTTGTCGATCCGGCAGACCGACGCCCCGACCTCGGCTTCGCTGCCTTCGGCGATCATCGTCTCGAGCAGGACGCCGGCGCAGGGGGCCTCCACGTCCGACGTGACTTTCTCCGTTTCGATGGAATAGAGCACGTCGCCGGCGGCGAAACTCTCACCCTTCTTCTTGTGCCAAGTGACGAGCGTTGCCTCGTCCATGTTCATGCTCAACTTCGGAAGTTTGAGGACGACCTTCACGCGGCACGCTCCTTCATGAGTGTTCTTATTCCATCGGCGATGCGCGCGGCGTCGGGTATCATCGCCGTCTCGAGCGGCGGCGAATAGGCAATCGGCAGGTCGCGCGTGGTGATGCAGGTCACGCGCGCCCTCAGGTGCCTGAAGCCCTCGCCGGCCGCTATCGCCGCGATCTGGTTCGCCATGCTTCCCGCTTGGCGCGCCTCGTCGACAACAACCAGGCGACCCGTCTTCTTCAGGGAATCAAGAATGGTCGCTCGATCCAGTGGAAAAACCGTGCGTGGATCGACGACCTCGACGTCGATTCCCTCTTCCGCAAGTTCAGCCGCCGCGCGCAGAGCGGGTCGCTGCATTGCAGCGATGGCAACCAGCGTAACGTCCGCGCCCTCTTTGGTAACTGAAGCCTTACCCAATGGGATGAGCGTTTCCGCGTCCGGCACGTCGCCCATCTCCCCGCCTCTGCTGGCTGGTTGGAGAAAGACGACGGGGTCGTCGCAGCGGATTGCGGATTTCAACAGGCCCTTGGCGTCGCCCGAGTTGCCCGGCGTCACAACATAGAGGCCCCCGAGGCTTGCAAGGGCGGCGTGCGGATAGTCCGAATGCTGCGCCGAGTTGGACCGTCCCCCGCCGCCAACCGCCATGAAGACGATGGGAAGCCTGATCTGGCCATTCGTCATCAGCCTGAGTTTCGTGGCTTGGTTGGCGATCGCATCGAATGCCGTGTAGATGAAATTGGCATACATGAGGTGGCAGATCACCCGGTAGCCGGCGGCGGCCGCGCCAACCGCCATGCCGGCCATCACTGTTTCCGAAATCGGCGTATCGCGGACCCGTTCACGGCCAAATTTCTGCTGCAGTCCGCGCGTGTCGCCGAAAATCGACGTTCCGACGTCCTCGCCGAACAGGATGACGCGCTCGTCGCGCTCCATCTCCTCGAAAAGCGCATCGTTGATCGCGTGGATCATTCTCTTGCGGGCCATCAGCGCACCTCCAGGCTTTCGAGGCTCGAAACGTCAGGCCATGGCTCGTTCACCGCGCGATCCGCGGCATCGTCGACGGAGGCGCCGATTTCCCGGGAAATCTCTTCGATTTCCGCTTCATCGAGAACCTTCCGCGACACAAGTTCGGCGGCAAACCGTTTGATAGGATCGGCGTCGCGCCGCTCATCGACCTCTTCGTCCGTGCGGTACTTGGACTTGAGAAATCCCGCTTCGCCTTCAACGTGCCCGTGAAAGCGATAGGTTCGCGCTTCGATCAGGGTCGGACCATCACCGCTGCGCGCCCGGTCGATCGCCTCATGGGCGGCCTGCCACATCGCCGCGATGTCATTGCCGTCGACGGCGACCGAAGGCACCCCATAGGCGGCGCCCCGGTCGGCGATGTTGCCCGAAATGACCGCCTTTGTCGGAGAAAACTCGGAGTAGCCGTTGTTTTCGCATACGAGTATCAGCGGCAGTTTCCAGAGCGCCGATATGTTCAAAGCCTCGGACACCACACCTTGCGCCGACGCACCATCGCCGAAGAACGCGACGGCTACCGCTCCATTGCCGTCGAGCTGGGCGGCGAGCGCCGCGCCGGCGGCGAGGCCAATCCCGCCGCCGACGATGCCGTTGGCACCGATGATGCCTTTCGACATGTCGGCGACATGCATCGAGCCCCCCATGCCGCCGCAAATGCCGGAACTTCTCCCACGCACCTCGGCGAACATGGCGAAAAGGTCGCCGTCCTTGGCCAGATAATGGCCATGCCCACGATGGGTGCTGGTTATGTAGTCGCTGGCGGCGAGATGGGCGCAAATGCCGACCGCAACCGCCTCCTGGCCAATGTAGAGATGAACCGAGCCCGGAAGCTCGCCGGCCTTGAAATCGCTGGCCAGCCGCTCTTCGGCCTTTCGAATGAGCATCATGCGGCGGAACAACAGTTTCTGTTCCGCCGTGGGTATGTTGATCAGATTGGACATGTTGCTTTCGTCTCTCAGGCCCTCGCCCTGGACGAGGGCCAGAGGATCACCGGAAGGTCAGTGGTCGAGTCTCGCGAGCGTCTCTTCAAGCCATTCCGCCTGCACCTTGCCCATTTTGGCGAGGTGATCGACATTGGTGTAGAGGCTCATGTGGTCGATGCCACCCACCGACACCAGCTTCTTGTCCGGCGACGCGATAGCGTTGAACATCTCCACCTCGAGATCGGCGGACGTGATGTTGTCGGCGCGGGCCAACGCCACCATGACCGGGGTCTCGACGATGCGCTGGGCGTAGGGCTTCACCACATAGCTCAGCAGCCACTCGGTCGATTCGATCGTGTTCCAGTGCTCATGCAGCGGAGCTTCCTTGGCCTTGATGCCCATGAAGCCGGCATAGACGTGCGGGAAGGGCCAGGACGAGAGCTCCTTGGTCGGATCTTCCTTGGGTGACATCGGCATGTTGCCGCCCGGCTTGCCTTCGAAGCGCGCCTGCCGGTCGTCCGCGATCAGCTTCTGAAGCTCTGCGAAGCGCCGTTCGCCGTGCGTGCGCCGCATGGTCTGGAAGCCGTCGACCA
This region includes:
- a CDS encoding LysR family transcriptional regulator; protein product: MDTRVIRSFLRVAEMGNLTRAAESLGVSQPTLTRIIRGLETETGVKLLERTRRGVRLSEAGQHLAERLPALVSGIENAIDEIRSADFEPTGEIKVGIPHSMARTVAVPLVIWFIERFPKSTIQLQLGVSHEIEQALGFGQIDIGILISPQTQVPLVSVKPLATEPLMLLGRSDQPLVAKNARWSEVEGLPLIVPPVQNPLRRRINAAAQAASIDLTILAEVGDAAVAMELVEKGVGYALLPESISREMREAGRITGRKIGSEMVVWTIAVSNQGASIRLRDAVEGRLRAIAATLATGSSWRPVAAD
- a CDS encoding carboxymuconolactone decarboxylase family protein; the protein is MAPRLKMLERSEMTRTQTLLVDTCTFNGAPDALIASIFTRSEVGRVWLRAWNEVLNGGIVPVEIKEMCRVLLSTRHECGYCSTVRSRVAAAEGLSEEKLMATIEFEDSPLLSERERAALRFALLFHEGDDALDSDDVFDAIKQHFSEEEIIELALLCAETAGVGKFARALQVRTWDEACEIQPKLRGQSTVAVAAE
- a CDS encoding lipoyl domain-containing protein, translated to MKVVLKLPKLSMNMDEATLVTWHKKKGESFAAGDVLYSIETEKVTSDVEAPCAGVLLETMIAEGSEAEVGASVCRIDKTD
- a CDS encoding alpha-ketoacid dehydrogenase subunit beta yields the protein MIHAINDALFEEMERDERVILFGEDVGTSIFGDTRGLQQKFGRERVRDTPISETVMAGMAVGAAAAGYRVICHLMYANFIYTAFDAIANQATKLRLMTNGQIRLPIVFMAVGGGGRSNSAQHSDYPHAALASLGGLYVVTPGNSGDAKGLLKSAIRCDDPVVFLQPASRGGEMGDVPDAETLIPLGKASVTKEGADVTLVAIAAMQRPALRAAAELAEEGIDVEVVDPRTVFPLDRATILDSLKKTGRLVVVDEARQAGSMANQIAAIAAGEGFRHLRARVTCITTRDLPIAYSPPLETAMIPDAARIADGIRTLMKERAA
- a CDS encoding thiamine pyrophosphate-dependent dehydrogenase E1 component subunit alpha produces the protein MFRRMMLIRKAEERLASDFKAGELPGSVHLYIGQEAVAVGICAHLAASDYITSTHRGHGHYLAKDGDLFAMFAEVRGRSSGICGGMGGSMHVADMSKGIIGANGIVGGGIGLAAGAALAAQLDGNGAVAVAFFGDGASAQGVVSEALNISALWKLPLILVCENNGYSEFSPTKAVISGNIADRGAAYGVPSVAVDGNDIAAMWQAAHEAIDRARSGDGPTLIEARTYRFHGHVEGEAGFLKSKYRTDEEVDERRDADPIKRFAAELVSRKVLDEAEIEEISREIGASVDDAADRAVNEPWPDVSSLESLEVR
- a CDS encoding alpha/beta hydrolase, encoding MAEQVEFKSNGNTLKGILVRPEGVTGDVPLVIMAGGWCYTKEVVMPHYAKSFHAIGCATLYFDYRNFGESEGDRRQHLNPWEQIEDYRNAISFAQTLKGIDHKRTGIWGISYAGGHVIITAALDSRPAFVISTVPVVDGFQTMRRTHGERRFAELQKLIADDRQARFEGKPGGNMPMSPKEDPTKELSSWPFPHVYAGFMGIKAKEAPLHEHWNTIESTEWLLSYVVKPYAQRIVETPVMVALARADNITSADLEVEMFNAIASPDKKLVSVGGIDHMSLYTNVDHLAKMGKVQAEWLEETLARLDH